The genomic segment ATTTTTGATATACCGacattttcggtataccgacattttttcggtataccgacaaaattttcggtgtcggtacggtaccggtatgaactttttccataccgaaaattcgatataccgaatgtgcggtataccgaaatttcggtatcggcatcggtatggaaaaattccataccgatattttcggtacgATATACGGTACCGTAGTTCGGTACGATATACCGTAACCGTACCCACCCCTAGTTTTCTAGGCCTaccaagaaaaaaatataatcccTTCCAACTCAATTCAGCCTAATGAAAAAATCAAGTGGTCTAAACCACATTCGATAATTCATCTTTACAATCGAGTTTCATAATCGTACCCTCAAAAAGatgaaatccaaaaaaaaaaaaaaaaaactcaaaaaacCTAAATTGTGCATAAAGTAATCAAATTGCAAAAGTAAAAATAGTTTCTtgcaaatataaaattaaaaaaagagaACGTAAGGTGAGGGAGAGCCaagtaaaaaaatcaaattcaattctTAGGCTAAAAACAAGGAAATATATGGAGTACAAATTATCAGATGCAAAATTTGATTGTGCATAAAGTCATTTGATCATTGTACTCTATTCTTTGTGATTATTCGTACCACTCGTTTAAGCGGCGATACGTACCTGAAAAgtcatgttgattatgtttgcTGGTTAGTAAGGAGTGAAGAAAGATTGTATAAAAGTTTGCTTGCACCAAAATGCCAATTAATTTGTCTTGCAATGATTTAAATTGATTCAATTTGAAATACAGGCTACTAGAAATAACATAGCTCACATATTCATCTtcaattcaaaaatattttgtataAATTTTTACGGGTTTGCGACAACTGATGTTGTATTTTGATCTTTGCGAATATTTCAGAAAATATGTCGAGGCCGAATTAAAATTTACTTTCATATTTTGTTATGTCTTGTAACTTGTTTTGCTTGAGGGGGACAAAAATGTAAGTATGAAAATGTTGATAAGGGTCGATTTTACGGGTCATTTCAAGTTGTTTTGAGTTTGTTTGTTACGTAATTTTTTTGTCGAGTTCGTATTTTATTCCTTCATCTTATAATTTGTGTACTTGAGCCACTCCtcatatgtgttgattgatttGTAGGAAATTTGGTCGGAAAAGATAAAAAGCGCAAAAGCTAAAACATAAGACCTCGCGTTAGGACGATAATTTATTACCGTCCCAACGCAACTGAATGAAACTGGAAGTACGCACATAGAACATGTCGCGCTAAGGTTGTAATTCCCGACCCACCCTAGTGTGACCTATTCATCGTGTTTGTACTTGATGAAGATAAataattatagaaaataaatattttatagataaaaaaattcaatatacAAGTAAAACTAATGggaaaaaaaacataatttgaGACGACCTTGTAGTCTCATTCTCGAGCACAAGACATTAAAAGTGACTTTGAGATAATTGTCTGAATTGCTATTCGCCGACCCGTTTGCAGGCCCATTTTTGTTGTGTCCATTTGTCAACTACCAACTTATTTGTGGGCCCATTCGACATTTGCAACCAATCGTAAAATTGaagttgaattttaaatttgagacgagatttaaaatctaaaatttaattgtaataaattttttaatcaaattacGTAaagtatttgaaaaataataatcttaaatatatttgaattaattttttttttttaaatttgctaACTATCTCAACCACATCCCATAGTCATTAAAAAATCacaaaaattttcaatttttgaccaatgttaaataattatttttgaaacaccaatattaaatatttaaaacttaaaatatcattaattaattcaaattaaaaataaaagtgggTATATTAAATTAGTCGATGAAGCACGTGTTATACGTATATATATGAGCGGACCCCTCTGTCCTTCCTTCCACTTTCCTCTCTTTTGAACTTTCGGCTGAAAGCTTGTACGCCGCGCATTCCCGCTTGTACAATCATGGCGCATGTTCAAGTCCCCCTCGTGGAAGACCGCGATGCGGAGCTCGACAAATCCTTGAAATCGCTTGAAGCCTTCCTCGGACTGCTCGGGTTTTGCCAGTACACTTGGCTGCGGGCCACTCTCTCGTGGATCGCGTTCATTCTACTCGCCGTTGGGCTGCCGCTGCTCGCTATTGAGTTCTCGCGGTGCTCCGGCTGCGAAAGGTACGAAATTCAGGATTTCGAGCTTGAAATCCTTGTTTTCCGGGCTCTAGTCGCCGCTGTTTCTCTTCTCTGTGTGTCCCGAACTCTGCGCAAGTATGGCGTTCGGAGGGCGCTCTTCGTCGATAGGTGTCACGGCCACTTGGCGCAGTTTCGCGAACAATACATTCAGAAAATTCGTGTaagattcttttttttttggaaaccTCGCATGGTCTTGTTTGTATACAAGATTGCCTCATAATTGGTCTTCCAAATTCGAGTTATATTTTATTCAGCTTAAATTCGAAGTCATGTTGTTTGCATCAAGCTTCGGTAATCCGATCATAATAACAAATTCGGAATTGcatgcattttttttttaaaaaagaagttCCAATTCACTCCAAGAttctatttattttgtttattggAAACTGGTATTCATAAGAAAGAATATTACTGTACATGAAATGTTGCGTCACGAGAAGGGCGGAAATTTTGTCTAACATTTCTTTTTTGATTGATGATGTATTGGTTTCATATAAACAATTGTATTGCTGGTTTCTGCTGACTATTTTTCATGTTTGCTACCAAACTCATCCTATGTTGAATCTTGCAATCAATTTGTCGTGCAGGTTTTTTACTGCTTGCTGGCGTCATGGTTTGGAGTCTGCTTTCTATTGAAGATGGCCCGGGAGCTTACTCGCGTCTTATATATACATCAATATTCATGGTGGTTGTCTGCCATTACGTTTTTCTCTTGTCTTTTGTCTTGGGCATATTCGACTTTAGTCTTTCTAGCAGGGTGTGGCCTGTTCAATTTGGTTGGCAATTTGCAAGTGATACACTTCGAGAATTATGGGAAAGTTCTTGAGAAGGATTTGGATGTTTCAGTTTATATTGAAGAACACATGCATCTAAGACATGACTTATCGAAAATAAGCCACAGGTTCAGGGTTTTTCTTCTGCTGGAATTCTTAATTGTCACAGCATGTCAATTTGTATCTCTGCTTCGGACAACAGAGAATCATGGTATCATAAACCTCATCAATGGAGGTGATTTTGCGGTGTGTATTTCATTAACTTCGTCATTACTACAAAGCAACAAGGGTTTGAAAAGCTGATATGTTTGATAAATCCACATAATTTCAAGTCCCTGGGCTTAATTAGGTTTCTACGCACGTATTACATGCTTTTAAACTGCTGAAAAGTGAAATAGCTGATTTTCCTCTGACATAAATTCAAGGGGTTGCGTAAATTCAAGTTCGTATTTTGTTTTCTCCCTTGGCTCATCTCTATTTGCGTGATCGAGCAGAGTATTTATACAAAAGTATATTATATAGCATGAAACATTTACAGCAATTTAGTTTAATAAGAAGTATGACTCAGTGGCTTTATCGTATTTACTTGTTTATTCATGCAGCTGCTATCTGTTGTTCAATTAGTTGGAGTAGTTCTTTGTCTAACAGCAGCAGCAAAGATATCACATAGAGCCCAGAGTCTTGGTTCAGTTGCTAGTAGGTGGCATGCAATGGTTACTTGCAATTCTAATGATGCCTCAGGGTCTGGATATCTAGGAAACAGTGAAAATCCTGAAATATCCCGTTCTGCGGGTTCATTACCAGTAAATTATTCAGAAAGTGATTTGGAGTCTGCTGATCTTATTCCTTTGTCCACAAATGTAGTGCTGAGCTCCTCTGCCTCTTCATATCACAAGAGGCAAGCTTTTGGTGCGTGTTTGTACACTTAATATTTCTATGCTACATTTGTTTCCCGATATCGAATTTTCAGGTGATCGATTAAATCTCAGTTGTGAGCACATGCAGTCTTGATTAAGGCTAAAGTCCAAATGCGGCCTAATGGAATTATCTATGTTTATCCCTCAATTTTAAAGCGTTCGTCCTTAAATTTAAGCTGCTCCATATTTTTCCATATGTTGTCCATGTTACAATTAAATACAATGACAAGCAACTTAGCCATAAGTATTTGCTTTCTCTCCAACTTACAAATCACTCATCATTAACTTTCTTTGCAGTTACTTATGTGCAGTCCAACACTGGTGGATTTACTATCTTTGGATGGATGGTTGATCGGATGCTCATCAACACAATCTTCTTCATCGAGCTCTCCCTCGTTTTCTTTGTTCTCGGGAAGACCATCACGATCACCACAAGATGAGATGCACGCACAAGAAATCTTAGAAACTTCggtacacacacacataaaacCTTTAGTTTGAATTTACTTTCTTACTTATGCCCCCTTCTTTTTCATTGGGGGTACAACTTATATATCTATCTATGAACGAAAGAGTCAACATTAGCCTTACTTAGAGTATGCTACATTTAACACTTATTATGTAATGATTTCACGTAAGCTCTGAGTTATTTATGCTAATTTATCGTAGGTTACAAGTGTCATCTATTCTTTTTTTGGCAACTAGACCAAGTCTCTAACAAGTGTGGTTGCAATTTAATCAAGCTTCTTATGGTATCGACTATCAAGAACGTTCGCGTAAATAGACGTAGCCGTAATGGTCGTCTTGTAACATCTCATTGATGTATGTAAAAGATTCGATTTCGAAGAAAATTATTGAAATCGAATTGTGGGGCATGAACCGAATAGTTTGATTCAACCTAATTTTGTGAGATAACTTTATTTCCTTTGCTGGTCAATTGTTTCGATGTTGCAATGTTAAAAAgtgaaaaatgataaatattggaTTCCTCCTCGAGAAAGAtgaatatgtattttaattcGAGTGTAAATGAATTGAGTCAGTATACGAGTTTTTCTAACAAAatctaaaatatttgatttgtgtttgaaattattgaatttgaGAGGGACTTGAGTGCGTTCGAatctaaattatattatttgataGTTCACGAGTTtttttttacgatttttatatatttcaaatatttatttttgaattgttttcgaacattatttaaattaaattcaaaaaaaatattaaaattttcaaatttcgaATCCAACCCAACCTCTAATATATTTATTCAGATCCAATTTCCAGCCATAAATTTTGATAGATCTTTAAAATAGACAACTTAAATAACGGttcaatttatattaaattattatattaaaaaatccaccatattttaaatttaaaatcagcAAAATACATGAGAATGGCCAAATAACTCGTGAATCATTGAATGATAGGTAGATAGAAACCACCGAACCCCAAAAAGATTTTAAGTAGATCTCCATCCGATCATCCATGGCCACGTGGCGGAATCTCGTGTGTGCTCGAATCCCATTGGACCACGTCCAACTATTCTCGAATTTCCACCTTACACGAAGCCCCAGGCCTCCCCCCTACGTGCCCCCTATTGATGCGCCACTGACTCCATTCCCATTGGCTGCCCATCTGGGCCCCACTATGCTTTACGCTCCCATTGGCTGGCTCACTTTACGCCGAACCTTGGACCAAATCATCTCGCTTACAGTATATATTAGCTTCCTCAGTTCTACCTATTTCCAGATACCCCGGCAATTGGGCGTGATAGTTGGAGCAAGCAGCCATGGATGGGAGAGGTGGGTGTTGTATAGCGAGGTACTCCGGGGGTGCGTACGATGTTGCGTCCAAGGTGGACAGGATAATGCTACGGTTTCGTCCTATAGCTCCGAAACCAGCTTCCGCCGGTGGGTTTGCATCGGCAGGCGTGGTCCCGGAGAGCAGCCCGCGGTCGTCTGTTAGTTCTTCTGGGCGGAAGAAGAGGAGGAATGTGAAAGAGGGGGAGAGTTACAGCAGAGTGAACAAGAGGTGCAGTGGCAGCAGGAAGCGGAGGGCTATGCCGGAGGTCACTGCGTTTAGCGGAGGAGATACGGTTGTTAAGACTCTGCATCTGCTGCCGGAGGCGCCGGTTGTGAAGGAGAGCGTGAGTAGAGTGGGAGATGATCGTTTGCCTTTAAGGCTGAACGTCGGTGGTCGTATCCTCACTCCGGGCGCAGATCACGTGATGGAAGATGTGACGGCGGCTCTGGGGCGGCGGACGGTGGCGGAGTCGTGGGTGAGGGTGGAGCGCGTCACCGACAGGTGGGTGCTGGACAGGTACGGGTACGACGTCGTGTTGGGGGGTACGGACGTGGAGAAGGTGATGAGTTTGGATCTGGACACGTGTCCTGGGTTTGTGTCGGACTGTTCGAACAACGTGAGATGGATAAATGCAGCGTACAGGAGGATGGTGGCGGAGGAGGACGTGATAGTGCGGGTGGTGGTTGAAGAGGGGGTGACGCTGCCGGCGGAGTGGGCGGCGTTCACGTGCCGGGTGAGGGTGGTCACGTGCGGGAAGGAGAAAGGCTCGTCGACACTACCGTGCGACGTATGGAGAATGAACTGCGGAGGGTTTGCATGGAGGCTCGACACCAAAGCTGCCCTCTCTTTGGGTTGGTAAAACTTTGTTAATCAAGTCGTTGTTAATAACTAATTAAGTGGGATTAGGGTTTAATCTATCTCCCAACAACAAATTACACTTttgtggaaaaaaaaaaagaaaaaatggtGTTTGATTTAGGTTTTGTGATAGAAATTGTGAATCGCAAGTCTTTATCTTTTTGGTAAGTCTTTTTTGGGAGCATATGATATATACATGTACTTGTACACATTCACTCTTGGATGTTGAGTAAATATATCtcagtttaaaaattttgtcctCCGGTGATGTTAAATATGCGATGAGAGTTAAAAAATGtatttgaaataataaatttatttaaatttatttttgaaagaatttttcaaataaaataaaaatataattttgtcatttcaaatatattttgtaaaataatttctaacttccaatgtatatataatatttttttttttacttatatCGCAAATATAAAAGATTAAAATTGCATATGATAGAAAAATCCTATGCGATTGGGATTTAAAGTCCGATTTTGTATCATAAAATGACTAATTCACGAGTAGTTTCACTCTTACaacaataaaaacaaatataaaCGATGCAGGTATTGAATATGatatattacaaaaaaaaactTACGTGAAATGGTCTCACATGTCATATTTTTTAGACGGATATTTTATATTTAGGtcatttatgtaaaaatattattttttatgttaaaattattattttttattgtgaatatcggtatggttgatccGTTTAACAGATAAAGTTTCAGTGTGATCGTCTCGCAAAATACATACTCATGATATAatacatataattaaataaaatgggtgagaaattgatttaaaataagacTTGTGCAGGAAAATGTGAAGatgaaataaaaatttgtttttatattttgataaaaaaaattgtgtgagacgatctcacgagtcgtattttgtgacatattttttatttgggtcatccatgaaaaaatactactttttatgctaaaagtattaattttaattatgaataTCGTAGCATTGACCTGTCCCACAGataaaagattcgtgagattatTTCACAAGATATCTACTTTTATATTTTAGTATATGCAACTTATTTCCCCaaatattttctccaataaaatCCCCAAACAAAACAACCAAGCCCCGTGTTCTCTGATTTTGGATCCTCTATCCAAACATATATTTTCAAGATAATATAATTTCTATTTTGTTTTGGTTTGGGAAAATCccatattatataaataatattttattattataaaaaacgTCAATATTTCCTGTTCGCATaaatttcttaaattaaaacaaaaaaattatattcacaAATTCAACAATTCTCATGGaagtattaatataatatcttaACACTTTCATGCTGGTTtgcaatgtttttttttaaagctagaGACGATTTTAAATTAGGATTCCCTTGAACAATAAAATTAggtcatttatttaattgattaaatgtttttataaaataaaatatgtaaaatattaactgagatataaaattttaaataatatgtaatattcaaaatatatatgacgtaatcaaacaaaataataaaaatattctaaaaaaatatCGTAAATATATTATGCTCTATTGTGTTCGTATAGCATTATCATTGATCGATATTTTTGGTTGAGGAAAAGATTAGCAAATGGAttatatcaaataataataattaaatgtgATTCGGAATATTGTTTTCGCAGAGATCAACGTCTAATTACTAGCTACAATATGAATTGTGTATCTTAATTGAGGCTACTATAATTAATATGACTTGTGATCAAATAATTTAtaactaacttaaataaaacgaaataaaacaataaataaattataaaacttaaaaattaaatttaatcagTAAATTTATAGgtgaaaatttattttgataaactaaaatttgagtagatatcttgtgagactatctcatgaattaaaattttaaatcttgttttttataatttaaacgaAAGTTGAAGTGTTGGGGGTTGTTTCGTGGGAAGTAATAaggaaaaattttcaaaattgtcATGACTAATCCCGTTCAATATATAGAAAATAAATATGCAAAAGtgttatattttcaaaaactacGACGATAAGTATATTTTTCTATCGAGAAGTTAGGAAACTAAATTAACATTATATGAGATAAAtgaataaaatgatattttcttaGAATAATGATTAATTAATGGCGTAATGCTAGCTCTTTGTTCCCCatatcaaattattaattaataattagtgTTTTTGGGACGCACatgtgttaaaaaaaattatgtaaaaatttcaaaagattattttagaATATTTTATCACGATATCTTAGTTACAAATTTAATTAGATAATTTGAAGTTTAAGATAAATCACGGAGAGGTGCAAAATCGGAAAGAAATTGGAAAACggtacaaaaattaataatgaaCTCCACATGATGCCCAAGTAT from the Primulina tabacum isolate GXHZ01 chromosome 16, ASM2559414v2, whole genome shotgun sequence genome contains:
- the LOC142529925 gene encoding uncharacterized protein LOC142529925 yields the protein MAHVQVPLVEDRDAELDKSLKSLEAFLGLLGFCQYTWLRATLSWIAFILLAVGLPLLAIEFSRCSGCERYEIQDFELEILVFRALVAAVSLLCVSRTLRKYGVRRALFVDRCHGHLAQFREQYIQKIRVFYCLLASWFGVCFLLKMARELTRVLYIHQYSWWLSAITFFSCLLSWAYSTLVFLAGCGLFNLVGNLQVIHFENYGKVLEKDLDVSVYIEEHMHLRHDLSKISHRFRVFLLLEFLIVTACQFVSLLRTTENHGIINLINGGDFALLSVVQLVGVVLCLTAAAKISHRAQSLGSVASRWHAMVTCNSNDASGSGYLGNSENPEISRSAGSLPVNYSESDLESADLIPLSTNVVLSSSASSYHKRQAFVTYVQSNTGGFTIFGWMVDRMLINTIFFIELSLVFFVLGKTITITTR
- the LOC142529905 gene encoding uncharacterized protein LOC142529905; the encoded protein is MDGRGGCCIARYSGGAYDVASKVDRIMLRFRPIAPKPASAGGFASAGVVPESSPRSSVSSSGRKKRRNVKEGESYSRVNKRCSGSRKRRAMPEVTAFSGGDTVVKTLHLLPEAPVVKESVSRVGDDRLPLRLNVGGRILTPGADHVMEDVTAALGRRTVAESWVRVERVTDRWVLDRYGYDVVLGGTDVEKVMSLDLDTCPGFVSDCSNNVRWINAAYRRMVAEEDVIVRVVVEEGVTLPAEWAAFTCRVRVVTCGKEKGSSTLPCDVWRMNCGGFAWRLDTKAALSLGW